Proteins encoded together in one Telopea speciosissima isolate NSW1024214 ecotype Mountain lineage chromosome 4, Tspe_v1, whole genome shotgun sequence window:
- the LOC122657306 gene encoding peroxidase 3-like, which yields MQRAWLVMVVVAWLQVPPLVSSLEIGFYATRCPATERIVSRLVRLASRRDPTMPPALLRLHYHDCFVGGCDASVLLDNVPGYPLPEKMALPNRCLRGFNLVDMIKRTLEVVCPARVSCADILALSARDVVVLAGGPSWKVQTGRRDGRLSSAVLARISLPRPQFSAVQL from the exons ATGCAGAGAGCCTGGTTGGTGATGGTGGTTGTTGCTTGGTTGCAAGTGCCGCCACTTGTAAGTTCACTTGAAATCGGCTTCTATGCTACAAGATGTCCCGCTACGGAGCGGATCGTGTCGAGACTCGTAAGGTTGGCATCTCGCCGTGACCCAACAATGCCACCTGCTCTTCTGCGCCTTCACTACCATGACTGCTTCGTTGGA GGCTGTGATGCCTCCGTATTGCTGGACAATGTTCCTGGCTACCCACTACCTGAGAAGATGGCATTACCCAACCGGTGTCTCAGAGGCTTTAACCTGGTGGATATGATCAAGAGAACCCTTGAAGTTGTCTGTCCAGCCAGAGTCTCCTGTGCTGATATCCTAGCTCTATCTGCAAGGGATGTAGTCGTCCTT GCTGGTGGCCCCAGTTGGAAGGTTCAAACCGGAAGAAGGGACGGCAGATTGTCCTCTGCTGTGTTGGCTAGAATCAGTTTGCCTCGTCCTCAGTTTAGTGCAGTTCAACTTTAA